The DNA region ATTCTAAAATTGATCAGTTGTGAATTGCATctaccaccaaaatcaaaaGGTTTACGATTCTTGAAATCTCTTAGTCTAACTAAGGTTCGCGTCGTACCTTATTTGATTAAAAGGTTGTTTTCAAGATGTGTGGTTCTTGAATCTTTGGCTTTGGAGGGTTGTTCTTTTATTGGTAAAGTTACAATTAAAGGTTCAAACAGGTTTAGAACTCTGTTGATTAGGAACTGTAGTGACATAATTTTGGTCACTGTTAATAATCCAAGTATTAACACATTTCATTATTGTGGTGAgattaacaaaattaaatttgtgGATCCAATAAGCTTAAAAGATGTGATATTGAATTTTGGTGCCACAACGGAGCTTCAACATATAAGGGAAAGGGATAATTTGATGGAAGCCTTAAGAAATGTGCAAACTCTCTCAATCATCAATGTTCTTCTTGAGGTAATCTCATGGTccgtctttttattttttcatttttgaatttaacttatatatatcgatgatataaatattttttaatatttaatttaggGGCTTTCTCCTAGATTTGTGGATTTTGAGTACGGAGATATGGAGTACTATCTTCCTAATTTGAAGGAACTTCAATTGGTGAGACGTGGATTGAGCTTTATCAACCCTTGGgatattctttcttttgtcgAGAATTGTCCCCAAATTGAGAGACTCTTTCTTGATGTAAGTATATTAATCACGACCTCTTAAGAtattatgtaaattttatttttagctATTTATTGATTCTTgagttttcttgtttttgcgaatttttttatttttaatttggtAAATCATGAAAGAAATTTCACTTACATACATACCTCGGTCCTCGTAGTTTGTTTGCGCTCTATTGGAATAAAGattttatttgctttatttacaaatttttatgttttatttttatttttgcatctCTTGTAAGATTTATCATATAACAAAAAAGGTATTTGTAAAGGACCACATAACCAAATTTCCCTCATTTTTTAACGTGAAAAATAAGCTGTTCATGATATTTTTAGTCACAAGATCAGAATATAAAAgttacaaaaattgaaaccacaaGCACGTACTGATTTCCATTTAATGTTTTTTCCCTTTAGATctggttttatatatatatatatatatatatatatatatatatatatataaaaaagaatatcGAATGATGTCTCATTGGGTTAATCTGTTACTTAAATAGGTTGAGAATGAGACTAaaacttcactaaactcatgTATCAGACTTCCTTTTAAAATTATCACATGatttatgaaggaaaaagaagaagaattatTCTCAATTTAATAGTTTTTAATTGTGGACTAATTAATCAATACAATTATGCAGCTTGGTAATTATCCAATGGAAGCTGGAAGTTATTGGAACTTAGTGGCAAAAGAACAATTTGAGAATTGCCAAGCAGAATTCCCACAACTCAAGCTATTGAAGGTGAaaggattcaagaaacttgagctTGAAGATAAATTGGTGAATTTTTTCTTATTGCATGCCAGGTCATTGGAGTATTTGATTATAgttaaatcaaagaaaaatcatcTAGAAATTAAACTAAGCGATATCATTACAGTTTCAAAGGTAGTTACTATTTCTACCTATAATCACAATAAGGATGAAAGTTCTGCTTTCCCTAAACATAGAGTCTTGTAAgtgcagaatttttttttaaaaaaaaatccttttcatgatattttttatattcttgtatccacaaaaaaaaattgtgttttttctctttttttttttttttttttggaatatagTCGGTGCAGTGTTGCTGTATGAGAATATGCAGGAGGGACATAGTGATGAATATTGTTTTTGTTATGATGAGAAAAGTTGGAGAATATATATGTCCACCTGGTTTTAGGTGATATTTGCAACTTTCGGAACTCATATATGAGCTTTTATTGTTCTTCTTTATTGTTAAATTGTAAATTTAaagtaaataattaaatatttatatttatgataattattAAGTTATTAATTCTCATGGCTCCGGATTTTACAGACTGATTTGCTAATTAAGCCACTAATTTCTTCGCCCCTCCAATTCCCTTCTCACAACTTATATTCCATtatattgtttatttattttattatatatttcaaaaacaaacaaaaaacagCCCTAATCAGATGAATTCTAATTATAACATTTTTAGATTCTGACATTATAAGTATTATTAAGAATTATGGATGGTAGACACAAGCATTTGATCAGTGGGTATGAGAACTCAATTGCAATATTTAAAAACATCAAATCAATATTTAATTagcatgttaaaaaaaaagttggctagAACAAGGATTTAAGTTTAGCGATTGCATGCTAATAAATTATTAGTTCTAAAATCACATGGTGACATTGTATCATTGTATGTCGCAGCGAGATATTGAGAGTTCTATCAaagatttttaaattaaaaccgAAAGAAGCTCTAATTGCAAGATGTATATTAACTACGTAAGTACTAATTAAGTGCGGATTAACACAAAGATTGTCTATGTCGTcgtaattaataatttaaaattgttaTGCGTTGATTATTAGTGATGATTTAATtgttatacataaattttatttatcatcATTTTCCATGTTCAgcataacttgtgggatattatgatgcgaataTATAAACTAATGCCTCGCGAAAATTTTCTTGTATATTTAGGTGTTAGGATACTTCCATCctcttatttttattaaattgttGAATGACAGAAATGAAAAATCACTGATtcgagggccaaaaattaaaaaccactccTAATATTAGAGGCCATAATTTTTCAAAGggctcatttcattttttttttttttgcggattggccttcttttgaggtggtatttaatttttgtccctcaaattggtagtctttaatttttatccttcgcctaataccccgaggttctgggtttgaaccccagctcagtaaaaaaaagaaggaatttcgcaaggcagaattttgccttcaaaactttGCTTTAAAAGCAGAATTTTAAGGGTGATCCCAGATTTTGAACTTATagtacaataaaaaaaaaaaaaaaaaaaggagcatggttgaaaaggggttttaccTGATGTTATTACTTATTCATCGCTAATTCAAGGCCTTTGTGAGCAGCAAAACCTGACTAAAGCTTGTGATCTTCTCCAAGAGATGTTGAGAGTAGGTCAGCAACCTGATAAGTTTACATATACTTATTGGTGCATACTGTGCAAATGGTGATATTAAAGGTGCACTTGATGAGTTTTTGAACTTATTTTACCTTCTGCTTGCgaattcaaactctaccttgcgatttttatttttattttaaatttttgactgagagGGGGTTCGAACCAGAAATTAAGAGATTTTTAgcgaatgacaaaaattaaagtcaaccaatttgagggacaaaaaattAAGAAGCAAAATGGATTTTGAAaaggtggtctttaaattttgccctcatatttgaaatctttaaattacttattcatcgcaaaattttaaaaaaaattcgcaaggcaaggtcTATTGTGAGTGGCAATAACCTGACTGAAGCTTGTGATCTTCTCCATAAAAGAGATGTTGAGAAGTAGGTCTGCAATGCCCTGATAAGTTTACATATTCCTTATTGGTGCATAAAGTTTGCGCAAATGgtgataactttgtgaaggaattatcaaagttatgacccggcatacttatgccactTAATAGAGTATTTCcgcataaaatgtgtaattccttaactcGTTggcggcatagcgaaatttaaactgccttgcgaattttttttttttaaaatttcgcccgcgtgggttcgaacccgggACCTATGGTGTctcgaagggcaaaatttaaacatttctttaaagaccaccccaaaagaagggcacccgcgcaaaaaaatgattttgggcAATTCGcattcgtttggggtggtctttttTTGCCccttatttgaaattttaaattttgcccttcgcataaaCCCATAGGTTCCCAGGTTCGAACCACGCgcgtcaaaattttaaaaaaattcgcaaggcaagtttaaattttttatgcCCCCAACGATACACgtgaaggaaaaaatt from Lycium ferocissimum isolate CSIRO_LF1 chromosome 2, AGI_CSIRO_Lferr_CH_V1, whole genome shotgun sequence includes:
- the LOC132047777 gene encoding putative FBD-associated F-box protein At1g61330 — its product is MEASESKIIVSSRRKRVRKNPMETNGDHQSNNSSSVYLPNEVIHKIFTFLPIKHAISSSLVAKPFRNSWLYARNLCFDRAFWINCFMRDRDQISIINNIISNHLGKKIHSFQLYIHEPIKYSSFFIAWIQHIATKGLEELELHLVELDPTNEIYYHVPSAFINIKTLRILKLISCELHLPPKSKGLRFLKSLSLTKVRVVPYLIKRLFSRCVVLESLALEGCSFIGKVTIKGSNRFRTLLIRNCSDIILVTVNNPSINTFHYCGEINKIKFVDPISLKDVILNFGATTELQHIRERDNLMEALRNVQTLSIINVLLEGLSPRFVDFEYGDMEYYLPNLKELQLVRRGLSFINPWDILSFVENCPQIERLFLDLGNYPMEAGSYWNLVAKEQFENCQAEFPQLKLLKVKGFKKLELEDKLVNFFLLHARSLEYLIIVKSKKNHLEIKLSDIITVSKVVTISTYNHNKDESSAFPKHRVL